A segment of the Streptomyces sp. Tu 2975 genome:
TCAGGTATCGGAGCAGCGCCATGTAGGCCTCGCCCTTGGCCTCCGCGTCCGCCGTCTGGTCGAAGAGGGTCCCCACCTGGCTCTGGAAGCGCTCCCGGGCGGCGTACGGCACACCGAGCAGCTCGCAGATCATGAGCGCGGGTACGGGCTGCGCAAACGCAGTCACCAGGTCGGCCGTGGGCCCGGCCTTCTCCATGGCGTCCAGGCACTCGGTGGTGAACTGCTGAACCCTTTGCGTGAGTTGACGCATGCGGCGGACGGTGAACTTTCCGGTGAGCAGGCGCCGGTACCGGGTGTGCTCAGGGGCGTCGAGGCCGATGATGTCGCCGACCGGCGCCGGCGGCAGCTCGCCCGCCACGCCCTCCATCGGCACGGGCAGGTGCAGGAGTTCGTAGCGTGAGCTGAAGCGCGGATCGGACAGGATCGTGCGGGCGGCGGCGTGTCCCGTGGCCAGCCAGCCCATGTGTCCGTCGGCGTAGCGCATGCGGCGCAGCGGCTGGTCGCTGAGCGCGGTGAGTTCGGCGGGCGGGTCGAAGGGGCAGCCGGTGCGCCGTTCGGTGGGCAGGGTGGGCGGCTCTTCGACGGTGGTGTCGGCGGCGCTGTCGGCGGCCGTCTGGTCGTGCGACATGATTCCTCCTGCGATCGTCGGGCGGGGTGCAGGTGTACGAGGCGGGGAAGTGGACCCGGAAGAGCGGCGGTTACCGCTTGATGCCGGCCTTGAAGGTGCGGCGCGCCCACACGTAACCGACCAGGGAGAGCGCCACGCACCACGCGAGGCCGACGACCGCGCTGGAGCCGATCTCTGTGCCGAGCCACAGACCGCGCAGGGTCTCGATGATCGGAGTGAAGGGCTGGTACTCGGCGAACCAGCGCAGGCCGGTGGGCATGGACTCGGTCGGCACGATGGCGCTGCCGATGAACGGGAGGAACGTCAACGGCATCGGGATGTTGCTGGCGGTCTCCACGTTCTTGGCAATCAGGCCGATGCCCGCGGAGATCCAGGTGAGCGCGAGTGTGAGCAACGTGAGCAGGCCGATGGCGGCGACCCACTCGACGGGCGTCGCGCTGGGGCGGAAACCCATCAGGAGGGCGACGCCGATGACGAGCGTGATGCTGGTCATGGTCTGGATGACGCTGCCCACGACATGGCCGGTCAGGAACGAGGCATGGGAGATCGGCATCGTACGGAAGCGGTTGACGATGCCCTCGGTCTTGTCGACACACACGCTGATCGCGGTGGTCAGGGCGCCGGAGGTGGCGGCCATCAGGATGATGCCGGGTGCCAGGTAGTCGATGTAGTCGCCGCTGCCGGTGGGCAGTCCGCTGATGCCGTTGCCCAGGGCGCTGCCGAAGACGTAGTTGAACAGCAGCAGCATCACCAGGGGCATCGCGACGACGGTGACCGTCAGGGACGGGTAGCGCAGCGCCTTCTTGAGGTTGCGCCGCAGCATCGTCCTGGAGTCTCGTGCGGCGTAGGACATGGTGGCCATCAGGCGTTCTCCTCGGGCGATGCGACGACGCCGGTGGGGCGGGGCTGACCCGTGAGCGTCAGGAAGACGTCGTCGAGGTCGGGGGTGTGCACGGTGAGCGACTCGGCCTGGATGCCGGTGGCCTCCAGGGTGTCGAGGACGGCCCTCAGGTTGGGGATGGAGCCGTCACTGGGAATCTGCAGGGTGAGGGAGTCCTCGTCGCGCGTCGCGATACCGAAGATGCCCGCGGCGCTGTCCAGGCTCCGGGTGTCGGCGAACCGTACCCGGATGTGGCCGCCGGGGATGCGCTGCTTCAGCTCGTCGGCGGTTCCCTCGGCGATCAGCCGGCCGTGGTCCAGCACCGCGATCCGGTCGGCGAGTTGGTCGGCCTCTTCGAGGTACTGGGTGGTCAGGAAGATCGTCACGCCGTCGTCGGTGACGAGGTCGCGGATGATCTCCCACATGGTGCGCCTGCTGCGCGGGTCGAGTCCGGTGGTGGGCTCGTCGAGGAAGATGATCCGCGGATCGCCGATCAGGGTCATCGCCAGGTCGAGCTTGCGCCGCATGCCGCCGGAGAAGGTGGCGGTGGTCTTCCCCGCCACCTCGGACAGGTCGAAGCGGCGCAGCAGGTCCTTGGCCCGCCGCTTGCCCTCACTCCGGTCCAGGTGGTGCAGATCGGCCATGAGGAGCAGATTCTCCTCGGCGGTCAGCAGATTGTCGACGGCAGAGAACTGGCCGGTGACACCGATCACGGAGCGCACCGCGTCGGCGGCCCTGGCCAGATGGCGACCCGCGACCCAGGCCTCGCCCGCGTCGGCGTCGATGAGCGTGGAGAGGATCTCCACCGTGGTGGTCTTGCCGGCGCCGTTCGGCCCGAGCAGAGCGAAGACGGTGCCTTCGGCGATGTTCAGGTCGATGCCGTCGAGCACGAGCTTGTCGCCGTAGGACTTGCGCAGTCCGGTGGCGGTGATCGCCGGCGCCGGTGCGTTCGCGGTGATCGGCGCGGACGGATGGGTGGCAGTCATGCCGCATTCCCTTCGGGGTGGGTGGTCGGGGGGCCCGGTCAGGCGCGGCGGACGACGACGTCGCCGACCCCGGCCCGGGCGTGCACCTCGACGGTCTCGTCGGCGTCCCCGGGGCCGGCGGAGGAGCCGAGCGAGTTGCGTACCGTGCCGTACTTGGTGTGCACGTCGAGCCAGGCGGCGGTGCCCCGGTGGATGCCCACTTCGAGGTCGCCGACGGAGGTTCGCAGGTCGATACGGCCGCGGGTGACGTCGGCGACGCGGATGCGGCCGTTGGAGGACACCGCCTCGACACCGGCGTGGGCGACGCCGATCTCGATCCGGCCGTTGGCGGACTTGGCGTCGACGCTGCCGTGCGCGATCCCCACGGAGACGTCGCCGTTGGCCGCGTTGGTCTTCAGGCCGCCGGTGACCTCGCGGACCTCGGTCGGGCCGTTGCCGTTCTTGACGGTCGCCGCGCCGGCGACGGTGCCGATCTCGATCCGGCCCGCGCCGATGACTTCGATGTCCCCCGTCGAGCGGGCCAGACGGATGTCGCCGTGGTCCGTCTTGAGGTCGGCGCCGGTCACCTCGTCGGCCTGGAGGTCGCCGAGCGAGGTCTTGAGCACGACCTCGCCGAGGCGGCCTTCGCAGAAGAAGCCGCCCATGGCCGTGGTGCCCCGGACATCCGATCCCGCGGGCAGCTCGATGCTCACCTCGATGGCGCCCGGCTTGCCGAACAGGGACCGCTTCTTGGGAGTCCTGACCGTCAGCCGGCCGCCCGAGAAGGTGACCTGGGTCTGCTGCACGGCGCGTACGTCGTTGTCGTCGGAGCCGTTGCGCGGCAGGACTTCCACGACCGTGTCGGTGCGCTTGCCCGCGATGAGGCGGGCGGTGCCGACCTCCAACTCGAGGACGGCGGAGATCGGTTCGGGTGTGTCGAAAGCAGGCATGGCTGTCCCGTCCTCTTGGCTTGGTGGGTGATCCCGCCGGTGAGGCGGGTGCTGTGTGACGTCGGCGGGATCAGCGATCCGCCGGTGAAGTGGGGCAGGCGGGCCGGTGGCCCTAGCGGACCCAGCCGGTGAAGCCCCGGCCGCCCGAGTCCTTGCCGCGGCCCGGCGGGCTCACGCGCTCCCCGCCGTCGAGGGCGGTGGAGACGGCCCGTACCAGCCAGGCGTTGACCGACAGGCCCTCCGCCGCGGCGGCGTCCTCGGCGCGGGCCTTGAGGTGGGCGGGGAGGCGGAAGTTGATCCGCGCCACGGCGCCGTCGTCGGCGTCCGCCGGCATCGATGGCGGCACGGGCGCGGCGGGTGCCGCGACCGGCACCTGCGCCTCCCGGAAGGGCTCGGGTGCGGGCGGTGGCGTCACCACGAACTCGGGGTCGAGCCCGCGCAGCCGCACGTCGACCGAGCCGGGCGCCAGCTCCCGGGTGACCTCACCCATGGCTGCGGACAGCGCGTTGAGCAGGGTGAGCCGGGTGGCGGACTCAAGGGGGCGGTGAGCCGCTCGGCGAGGGCGCGGGCTTCGTCACCGCCGGCGTCCGCCGCGACGGCGAGTTCGTGCCGGAGGTTGTCGACGTAGGGCGTGAGGTCCATGACGCCATGATGGCACATCGATGGCGCCATGGCGAGCCACATTGGCTCCGCAGTGGCACCTATTCCTCTGACCTAGGGTTTTTCAGCGAATTGGCGTGTCACGGCGCCACACGAGGGCCTGCAATGGCGTTGCGATGGCACCACGCCAGCGCCACTCGAGTGAGGGTCCGGCACCATCGAACCCCTGTCTGGCGCCACCGCCGAGCGGCCCTGCTGCAGCGGGGCGTTCAGCGGGACCACGTTCGCCCGGGTGGTCCTCACCGCCCGCCTGCACCCTCGCCAGACGCCTACGACGGCGACCGCCCGCGCCTCCGGCTCCGGCTCCGGCTTGCGGGCATGCGGGCGTGCGGGCGTGTGGCGGGCGCATTCGGGGGCATCCAGGGATGACCGGGATATCTCAGGGCATGCGATTCAAGGTCGAAGAGCTCCGACCGACGGAGGGTTTGTGATCATGCAGTCATCCGAGGCGGACAGCGAGTCCCTGACGGCCCGCCCGCAGACCGCGGAACGGGCCAGGGATGCGACACGGGGATTTCTCGCCGCGGTCGCCCCTGCAAGCAGGCCCGAGGTGGATGCGGTGCTGCTGGTGGTGTCGGAACTGGTCACCAACGCGCTGCGGCATGCCGGCGGCGTGACCCGGTTCCGCCTGGTGGCCGGCCCCGGAACGGTGACCGTGTCGGTGGACGATCCCAGCCGCGTCGCCCCGCGTCCGCTGTCGCGGGACGTGGGGCGGCCCGGTGGGTTCGGCTGGCACCTGGTGCGGGCACTGTCCGCGGAGGTACAGGTCCGCATCCGGCCGGGCGGCAAGACGGTGTCCGCGGTCCTGCCACTCCCCCACTGACACCACCTACGCCGTGGCTTGCGTCGACTTTCGCTGCGCGCCCGGACGGCCCACCCGTCGGACGACTCCGGCGCGGTGGAACGGGCCTGCACCATGCGCTATGGGCCTCGAAAGGAACGCCGTGCAGCGTCCGTAAGTTGCCTGTGTGGCGCAATTCGACGAGGTCGAGGCGACGTTCGGGGATGACGGCCTCCATGGGGTCCAGCCCCCGTTGACCGACGCGGCTGTCCAGGACGCCGAGATTCGGCTCGGGGCCCGTTTGCCGTCCTCGTTCCTGCGACGTGGACGGGGGATCCGAACTCGATCTGGCCGCGGACTTCGAAACCTTCGTCGAAGGCCTCCGACTGCCGAGAGCTTCGACACCGCCGGTCCGGAAGAGAATCCGCCCGCGTCCCGAGGCGTCGCCCCGGCTCGAACGAGTAGGGCTTCGACCGCACGGCGCGGCCACGGCATGGGCAGTCGAGCGCCAACGAAGAAGTGCAGGACAGGTGGGCCTGGGGGCGGACGGAAGCTCAACGGCGGGCGTGGCGGATCTTCAACCGTCCGAACCCCATGGTCCCGAAGATCCGGATCCTCGGCCCGCCGGGGCGCGAGCGCCGCCGGGTCCTGTAGAGCGAGTCCTTCCACCCCGTGCGCAGATCCTCGAGGTCGACGATCGCGTCCCGAGGCACCGTGATCTTGGCCCTGCCGGTGCCGAGTTGCAGCTCGATGTCGACCACCGAATGCTCGATGACCGCACGGGACAGGTCCAAGTGCACACTTGCGAACGGGGACTCGACCTTCAGGCTCCGAGGTACCCGCCATACGCCGCGCCGCCGGATCCGTCCGGCGGCCGCGGAGATCGTGGACGTGGTGCCCGCGTTCTCCTCCGGGAGCGAAGCCAGAGCCGCCACGAGTTCGCTGCGCGTCCTGACGGTGAGCACCTGGTGGAGGCGGCCCTCCAGGTCCTCGTGGGACATGTGCCCTTCGGCGTACGCCTCACTCAGACGCCGCACGGCCGTGTCACGTTCGTCTTCGCTGATGAGTGGCGTCCGGTCTTCCGGCAGGGCGGTCACGTTGTGACTCTACTGTCTGCCACGATGCGCATGCGCCGAAGTCCTTGGCGAACAAGGCATTCGACGGTGAGGCCGACCGCTCGGCATCATGGCTTTCGGTCAGAACCAGTGCAGGCAGTGCGGGGTGCGTTCAGCGCGGAAGAGGGCGTCGGCGAGGGCGGCCGCGCCCGGGTGGTGGGCCCGGATGCGTCCGGCGCGCACGAGCGTGCTCGGGGCGGTGCCGCCGAGGCGACGGGCTCTCGCCGTGCGTCGACGCCGACCGGGTGCCGCGGGGCGCCGCCGGTCCTCCTCGCGGCCGTTGCCGGTGTCGACCTTGCGCCGCGCCGCGCGTGCCGTCCTGGCGCTCAGCGCCCTCGTACGGCGCGTCCGCCCGGCCACGCTCCCGAGCGCGCCGTCGACCTGGCGGGATGGGCACCTTGCCGTGCTCGGCCCGCGCACGCCGTCGCTGCGGCCGAGTGGATCTGCTCGGCGCTCCCGGTCCGGATGAAGGGTCGCAGGTGAAGTGCTCACGGCGGCGGAATGCCGAGCCCCACGACGGTGTTCGGAGGGGTGTCCGACCCACGATCAGAAGGGTACGCAGGTGAGCGAGAGCTACTTCGAGTTCGGGACGCCCGCCGAGCGGTGGGACCGGGCAAAGATGTTCTTCGACGCCAAGGAGTACGTGACGGCGGCGCGGATCCTCACGGGTCTGGTCGACGAGGTTCCCGAGCAGGTCGCGCCGCGGCTGCTGCTGGCACGCGCGTACTACCACTCCGCTCGGCTGGCGAAGGCCGAGAGCGAGCTGCTGGCCGTGCTGGAGCGCGACCCGGTCGAGCACTACGCGCGCCTGATGCTGGGCCGCACCCTGGAGCGTCAGGGACGGGCGGACGAGGCCGCGCCGCACCTGCGGATGGCGGCGGCGATGTCGGGCGACATCGTGTGACGGGTGCCGCGCCCCAGCACCGGGTGACGGGCGCAGTGCCAGATCAGCAGCGGAGGCGAAGGATCGCCGAACTGCGCCTGCTCACACGATCCGGCCCCGGCGCAGCCACTGCGCCGGGGCCGGATCGCGTACGGCGCCGACCGGCAGCGCTGCCCGTGCGGCACCGCCGATCGGGCAGCGGACCGTCAGTGCGCCGCCAGGTCGGCCAGCAGTTCGGCGGCGGGCTTCGGGTGGACGAGCCAGCGCAGGTGGCTCCCGTCGAGCGTGCGGACGTCGAAGGGGTTGTCGGGTGTGAGCGCGTCGGCTTCGCGGATCAGGCGGTCCTGCATGGCGAGCGGCATGCTCGCATCGTCGGCCAGGCGCACGAAGGCTTTGGGGATCCGACCCCACGTCGCGGCCTGTGCCCGGTCCGCGGACGTGCCGACATCAAGATTCTCGTCGGGCTGGAAGGTGTTCAGGAAGGCCCGGAACTCGTCGTCGCTGAGGTCGGCGGCGAAGGCATGCCGGAACGCGGCGAGCGCCGCCGGATCGGCGGTTCGGAAATTGGTCCGGATCAGACCGAGCTCGGCCGGGTTCCCGGCGAGCGCGTGCGCGAAGCCGCCGAGGTCGACCTCCGACATCTCCGGCTCGGCATAGTAGTCGTTGACGTCCAAATCGACGGGGCACCAGGCGGAGACGTAGCAGATCCGGTCGATCAGATCGGGTCGGGCGTTGCCGGCCGCGGTGACCGTGATGCCGCCTCTGCTGTGGCCAACGAGGATGACCGGCCCGTTCCGCTTCGCCCGCTCGAGAACTTCGATCAAGTGGGCGGTGTTCTCGGAGAGGGTGACGCCCTTGATGGCTCCCGGTTCCGAGGCGAGCGCCTCGAGA
Coding sequences within it:
- a CDS encoding tetratricopeptide repeat protein encodes the protein MSESYFEFGTPAERWDRAKMFFDAKEYVTAARILTGLVDEVPEQVAPRLLLARAYYHSARLAKAESELLAVLERDPVEHYARLMLGRTLERQGRADEAAPHLRMAAAMSGDIV
- a CDS encoding DUF1707 domain-containing protein — translated: MTALPEDRTPLISEDERDTAVRRLSEAYAEGHMSHEDLEGRLHQVLTVRTRSELVAALASLPEENAGTTSTISAAAGRIRRRGVWRVPRSLKVESPFASVHLDLSRAVIEHSVVDIELQLGTGRAKITVPRDAIVDLEDLRTGWKDSLYRTRRRSRPGGPRIRIFGTMGFGRLKIRHARR
- a CDS encoding ATP-binding cassette domain-containing protein, translating into MTATHPSAPITANAPAPAITATGLRKSYGDKLVLDGIDLNIAEGTVFALLGPNGAGKTTTVEILSTLIDADAGEAWVAGRHLARAADAVRSVIGVTGQFSAVDNLLTAEENLLLMADLHHLDRSEGKRRAKDLLRRFDLSEVAGKTTATFSGGMRRKLDLAMTLIGDPRIIFLDEPTTGLDPRSRRTMWEIIRDLVTDDGVTIFLTTQYLEEADQLADRIAVLDHGRLIAEGTADELKQRIPGGHIRVRFADTRSLDSAAGIFGIATRDEDSLTLQIPSDGSIPNLRAVLDTLEATGIQAESLTVHTPDLDDVFLTLTGQPRPTGVVASPEENA
- a CDS encoding cytochrome P450, whose translation is MSHDQTAADSAADTTVEEPPTLPTERRTGCPFDPPAELTALSDQPLRRMRYADGHMGWLATGHAAARTILSDPRFSSRYELLHLPVPMEGVAGELPPAPVGDIIGLDAPEHTRYRRLLTGKFTVRRMRQLTQRVQQFTTECLDAMEKAGPTADLVTAFAQPVPALMICELLGVPYAARERFQSQVGTLFDQTADAEAKGEAYMALLRYLNELVLAKRAEPTDDLLSDLTTSDLTDEELAGIGGLLLAAGLDTTANMLGLGTFALLSNPGQLEALRADPALAGQTVEELLRYLSVADPLPRAALEDVEVEGRLIRAGETVTISVQAANRDPHKFPDPDRLDIRRKGAGHLAFGHGAHQCLGQQLARVEMAVAFPALFARFPTLRLAVPPQEVPLRDRSNIYGVISLPVTWGEE
- a CDS encoding DUF4097 family beta strand repeat-containing protein, producing MPAFDTPEPISAVLELEVGTARLIAGKRTDTVVEVLPRNGSDDNDVRAVQQTQVTFSGGRLTVRTPKKRSLFGKPGAIEVSIELPAGSDVRGTTAMGGFFCEGRLGEVVLKTSLGDLQADEVTGADLKTDHGDIRLARSTGDIEVIGAGRIEIGTVAGAATVKNGNGPTEVREVTGGLKTNAANGDVSVGIAHGSVDAKSANGRIEIGVAHAGVEAVSSNGRIRVADVTRGRIDLRTSVGDLEVGIHRGTAAWLDVHTKYGTVRNSLGSSAGPGDADETVEVHARAGVGDVVVRRA
- a CDS encoding ABC transporter permease, whose product is MATMSYAARDSRTMLRRNLKKALRYPSLTVTVVAMPLVMLLLFNYVFGSALGNGISGLPTGSGDYIDYLAPGIILMAATSGALTTAISVCVDKTEGIVNRFRTMPISHASFLTGHVVGSVIQTMTSITLVIGVALLMGFRPSATPVEWVAAIGLLTLLTLALTWISAGIGLIAKNVETASNIPMPLTFLPFIGSAIVPTESMPTGLRWFAEYQPFTPIIETLRGLWLGTEIGSSAVVGLAWCVALSLVGYVWARRTFKAGIKR
- a CDS encoding ATP-binding protein, encoding MQSSEADSESLTARPQTAERARDATRGFLAAVAPASRPEVDAVLLVVSELVTNALRHAGGVTRFRLVAGPGTVTVSVDDPSRVAPRPLSRDVGRPGGFGWHLVRALSAEVQVRIRPGGKTVSAVLPLPH
- a CDS encoding alpha/beta fold hydrolase, which codes for MQNLPTFVLVHGAFANSFSFAPLQAELGLLGHRSVAVDLPGHGFQATFPGAYQAPQDLEALASEPGAIKGVTLSENTAHLIEVLERAKRNGPVILVGHSRGGITVTAAGNARPDLIDRICYVSAWCPVDLDVNDYYAEPEMSEVDLGGFAHALAGNPAELGLIRTNFRTADPAALAAFRHAFAADLSDDEFRAFLNTFQPDENLDVGTSADRAQAATWGRIPKAFVRLADDASMPLAMQDRLIREADALTPDNPFDVRTLDGSHLRWLVHPKPAAELLADLAAH